The proteins below are encoded in one region of Oreochromis niloticus isolate F11D_XX linkage group LG6, O_niloticus_UMD_NMBU, whole genome shotgun sequence:
- the LOC112847077 gene encoding spore coat protein SP96-like, which yields MARRGPRLIDSHLDFAAEEGLPEVIRILDDSLQSPTSSGEAQDTDTQRISEGEYGEYFPTLSPSSSSDEAQDTDTQRISEGEYAPSSPLSSASSDASSAAPSSPALSSASSDASSAAPSSPALSSASSDMLPLLLLPQQREAEKTSTPKR from the exons ATGGCTCGCCGTGGACCCCGACTCATCGACAGCCACCTGGACTTCGCTGCAG AAGAAGGCCTTCCCGAAGTCATCAGGATCCTGGATGACAGTCTCCAGAGCCCCACCTCTTCTGGTGAAGCTCAGGACACTGATACCCAGCGTATCAGTGAAGGTGAGTATGGTGAGTATTTTCCCACTCTctcaccctcctcctcttctgatGAAGCTCAGGACACTGATACCCAGCGTATCAGTGAAG GTGAGTATGCTCCTTCCTCACCTCTCTCATCTGCTTCCTCAgatgcttcctctgctgctccttcctcacCTGCTCTCTCATCTGCTTCCTCAgatgcttcctctgctgctccttcctcacCTGCTCTCTCATCTGCTTCCTCAgat ATgctccctctgctgctccttcctcagcaaagagaagcagagaagaCATCTACACCGAAGAGGTAA